A stretch of Imperialibacter roseus DNA encodes these proteins:
- a CDS encoding S41 family peptidase → MNNSKWAIRLPIIITSAVAIGVLLGANFTTSDTPSGDMNKSLFKFREVLGYIDRNYVDDVDSEELVETAIVKMLEKLDPHTVYIPKEEAVLAQSQLQGNFEGIGIEFNIFKDTLYVVTPLSGGPSEKVGLQAGDKIVKVDGENIAGIGLNNRKVFEKLRGPKGSEAKLQIIRDSKKAPLDFTIIRDKIPQSSVDVSYMVNKEVGYIKVSRFTATTYDEFYAAMEKLIDQGMKKLVLDLTGNPGGYLDKAVNMADELLADDDMIVYTKGKETRYNDEYRAVRKGIFEKGPVVVMIDQGSASASEIVAGALQDNDRALIVGRRSFGKGLVQMPINLSDGAELRLTISRYYTPSGRSIQKPYDGKDAAYSHDLADRYENGELFVADSIHVNDTLEYATGKGRKVYGGGGIVPDFFVPIDTTETSSYLTKMYTSNSLREYTFKYYEANKQKFEKMGFDEFFNDFNVTDKMLEDLNKVAKENGVKYAAADFAKSKELVRIHMKAQIARSNWGEEGFFPVFNQADEIFIKALTLFDQAEQLAERN, encoded by the coding sequence ATGAACAACTCAAAGTGGGCCATCCGTTTGCCAATCATCATTACCTCAGCTGTCGCCATTGGCGTGCTTCTGGGAGCTAACTTCACCACCAGCGATACCCCATCGGGCGACATGAACAAAAGTCTGTTCAAGTTCAGGGAGGTGCTGGGTTATATTGACAGAAATTATGTGGATGATGTTGATTCAGAGGAGTTGGTAGAAACTGCCATTGTGAAGATGCTGGAGAAACTGGATCCACACACCGTGTATATTCCCAAGGAAGAGGCAGTGCTTGCTCAGTCCCAACTTCAGGGCAACTTCGAGGGCATTGGTATTGAATTCAATATTTTCAAAGACACACTCTATGTTGTTACGCCACTTAGCGGCGGCCCATCCGAGAAAGTTGGACTCCAGGCCGGCGACAAGATTGTGAAGGTGGACGGGGAAAACATTGCCGGTATAGGCCTGAACAACCGAAAAGTGTTTGAAAAGCTGCGTGGGCCAAAAGGCTCGGAAGCGAAACTACAGATCATCAGAGATTCCAAAAAAGCACCGCTTGACTTCACGATCATCAGGGATAAAATACCTCAGTCTTCAGTGGATGTTTCGTATATGGTCAATAAGGAGGTGGGCTACATCAAGGTGAGCCGTTTCACAGCCACTACCTACGATGAGTTTTATGCGGCCATGGAAAAACTGATCGACCAGGGCATGAAGAAGCTCGTGCTTGACCTCACAGGAAACCCTGGCGGTTACCTGGACAAGGCGGTGAACATGGCCGACGAGCTGCTCGCCGACGATGACATGATCGTTTATACCAAAGGAAAAGAAACCCGCTACAACGATGAATACAGGGCAGTGCGCAAGGGTATTTTTGAGAAAGGCCCTGTTGTTGTAATGATTGACCAGGGAAGTGCTTCTGCGTCCGAAATTGTGGCCGGTGCGCTGCAGGACAATGACCGGGCACTGATTGTTGGTCGAAGGTCGTTTGGCAAAGGCTTGGTGCAAATGCCCATCAACCTGAGCGATGGCGCCGAACTGCGACTGACGATTTCGAGATACTACACGCCAAGCGGCCGCTCGATACAGAAACCATATGATGGCAAAGACGCCGCTTATTCTCATGACCTGGCCGATAGGTACGAAAACGGTGAGCTCTTCGTAGCAGATAGCATTCATGTGAACGACACGCTGGAATATGCTACTGGCAAGGGCAGAAAAGTGTATGGCGGAGGCGGAATTGTGCCCGACTTCTTTGTTCCCATCGACACGACGGAAACATCAAGTTACCTGACCAAGATGTATACCAGCAACTCGTTGAGAGAGTACACATTCAAATACTACGAGGCCAACAAGCAGAAGTTTGAGAAAATGGGCTTTGACGAGTTTTTCAACGACTTTAACGTGACCGACAAAATGCTGGAGGACCTCAACAAGGTGGCAAAGGAAAATGGCGTGAAATACGCCGCAGCTGACTTTGCCAAGTCGAAGGAGTTGGTGCGTATTCACATGAAGGCGCAGATAGCCCGAAGCAACTGGGGCGAAGAAGGCTTCTTCCCCGTCTTCAACCAGGCCGACGAGATTTTCATCAAAGCACTGACGCTGTTTGACCAGGCCGAGCAGCTGGCAGAAAGAAATTAA
- a CDS encoding iron-sulfur cluster repair di-iron protein: MKLAQRTINSIIDENFVFAKVLDYFGVAFYKYSGHTLEALCKEKNLPLDKVLRNMERYKPQSQFDKNTISTYPVDLIIEYLKHSHHIFIKQKLPYLARLINGLDQRSAVSKTLADDLKFVFPLFLEDFIHHVYEEEDTLFAYVNSLYKVQQGTMPSSKLFYMLESYSIQEAALDHDHTEDELKGIREITGDYQHNPNNDLHLKVIYEEFKAFDKELVQHASIEDEVLFPKALMLEKSVQELINRKIRWN; the protein is encoded by the coding sequence GTGAAGCTTGCCCAAAGAACCATTAATTCTATCATCGACGAGAACTTCGTGTTCGCTAAAGTGCTCGACTACTTTGGGGTGGCTTTCTACAAATACTCGGGGCATACTTTGGAGGCTCTTTGCAAAGAAAAAAACCTTCCTTTGGATAAGGTACTTCGCAATATGGAGCGCTACAAGCCACAAAGCCAGTTTGACAAAAACACCATTTCCACCTATCCGGTTGATCTGATCATTGAATACCTGAAGCATTCACACCACATATTCATCAAGCAAAAACTGCCCTACCTGGCCCGCCTTATCAATGGGCTTGATCAGCGATCTGCTGTGAGCAAGACATTGGCTGACGACCTCAAGTTTGTTTTTCCCCTGTTTCTGGAAGACTTCATACACCACGTGTACGAGGAAGAAGACACGCTTTTTGCTTATGTGAATTCGTTGTATAAAGTTCAGCAGGGCACCATGCCTTCAAGTAAATTGTTCTACATGCTGGAGTCGTACTCTATTCAGGAGGCGGCGCTCGATCACGACCATACGGAAGATGAATTGAAAGGCATAAGAGAAATAACTGGTGATTACCAGCATAACCCTAACAATGACCTTCACCTGAAGGTTATTTATGAGGAGTTCAAGGCATTTGACAAAGAGTTGGTACAACATGCGTCTATTGAGGACGAAGTGCTTTTCCCCAAGGCGCTCATGCTTGAAAAGAGTGTGCAGGAGTTGATCAACAGAAAAATCCGCTGGAACTAG
- the ruvX gene encoding Holliday junction resolvase RuvX has translation MGRILAIDYGGKRTGIAVTDPLQLIATPLEMVRSHELIAFLKQYLQKETVDAFVVGMPKKLDNTDTNGTLLVNRFLVQLKKEFAEMPVHLIDERFTSKMAMDTMIAGGMKKKDRRIKGNVDKISAVIILQSYMESNRL, from the coding sequence ATGGGGCGTATTCTTGCCATTGACTACGGAGGCAAAAGAACTGGTATAGCCGTCACCGATCCCTTACAACTGATTGCCACACCGCTCGAAATGGTTCGATCGCATGAACTTATTGCGTTTTTAAAGCAATATTTGCAAAAGGAAACTGTGGATGCTTTCGTGGTGGGAATGCCAAAAAAACTGGACAATACCGACACCAATGGCACATTGCTCGTGAATAGGTTTCTGGTGCAGCTCAAAAAGGAATTTGCAGAAATGCCCGTTCATTTGATTGATGAGCGCTTCACCTCCAAAATGGCCATGGACACCATGATTGCCGGGGGCATGAAGAAAAAGGACAGAAGAATTAAAGGAAACGTAGATAAAATAAGTGCAGTGATTATACTGCAGTCGTACATGGAGAGTAATAGATTATGA
- the def gene encoding peptide deformylase, translating to MIYPIVVYGDPVLRKRAADIEKGSDVKQLVLDMFETMRSASGIGLAAPQIGMSIRLFVVDGSPLEEPELSGFRKVFINAKIVERDGKPVVMEEGCLSIPGVRDDVQRPDSITVNYYDEHWKEYTETYEGMKARIIQHEYDHIEGVLFTDHLTAFKKRIIKNKLVNISRGKVSADYRLKIPVKR from the coding sequence ATGATTTACCCTATAGTAGTATATGGTGATCCCGTATTGAGGAAGAGGGCGGCTGATATAGAAAAGGGATCTGATGTAAAGCAGCTTGTGTTGGATATGTTTGAAACCATGCGAAGTGCTAGCGGCATTGGGTTGGCAGCGCCGCAAATAGGCATGTCTATCAGGCTGTTTGTGGTGGATGGGTCACCGCTTGAAGAACCCGAATTGTCGGGATTCAGGAAGGTGTTCATCAATGCCAAAATTGTAGAAAGAGATGGCAAGCCTGTCGTGATGGAAGAAGGTTGCCTGAGCATTCCCGGCGTGAGGGACGATGTGCAACGGCCGGACAGCATCACGGTGAACTACTACGACGAGCACTGGAAAGAATATACAGAGACGTACGAAGGCATGAAGGCCCGTATTATTCAGCATGAGTACGACCACATTGAAGGCGTGCTCTTCACTGACCATCTCACTGCTTTCAAAAAGAGGATTATCAAGAATAAACTTGTGAATATCAGCAGGGGCAAAGTGTCGGCTGACTATCGTTTGAAAATTCCCGTGAAAAGATAA
- a CDS encoding methionine aminotransferase codes for MTPISSKLPDVGTSIFTVMSKLALDEGAVNLSQGFPDFPISEELAEEVMKAMKAGLNQYAPMPGYPPLLKAISEKVQHTFGWTPDPATEVMVTAGATESIVCAILTLVKEGDEVIVFEPAYDSYQPCIALAGGTMVPIPLNFPDYSIPWDQVEDSITSRTRMIVVNTPHNPSGAILAESDLEQLERLAHKHGIYILGDEAYEHIIFEGKKHHSLLSRPSLKPWAIAVFSFGKTFHVTGWKIGYMVTHPELMVEMKKVHQFLTFSVSTPMQAGIAAYLSSGDHYSGIGPMFQKKRDLFLDCIKGTDWKPLASHGTYFQVVSYDEITKENDYDLAIRLTKEMKVASIPVSVFYHNRTDHKVLRFCFAKQDETIIQGAEKLCRILK; via the coding sequence ATGACGCCCATTTCCTCGAAGCTGCCAGACGTAGGTACCAGTATTTTCACAGTGATGTCGAAACTGGCGCTGGATGAGGGGGCCGTTAACCTTTCGCAGGGGTTCCCTGATTTCCCTATTTCGGAAGAGCTGGCAGAGGAAGTGATGAAGGCCATGAAGGCCGGGCTGAATCAGTACGCCCCCATGCCTGGCTACCCACCTCTTTTGAAGGCGATTTCGGAAAAAGTACAACACACTTTCGGCTGGACGCCCGATCCGGCAACCGAAGTGATGGTAACGGCCGGCGCTACCGAGTCGATCGTGTGTGCTATCCTTACCCTGGTAAAGGAGGGCGACGAGGTTATTGTGTTTGAACCGGCTTACGATTCGTACCAACCTTGCATTGCCCTGGCAGGCGGCACTATGGTGCCTATTCCCCTCAATTTTCCGGATTACAGCATTCCGTGGGATCAGGTAGAAGACAGCATTACGTCCCGCACCCGCATGATTGTGGTGAATACGCCGCACAACCCCAGTGGTGCCATTTTGGCGGAGAGTGACCTGGAGCAGCTGGAACGCCTGGCCCATAAGCATGGGATTTACATCCTCGGCGATGAGGCCTATGAACACATCATTTTTGAAGGTAAAAAACACCACAGCCTGCTCTCAAGGCCCAGCCTGAAGCCCTGGGCCATTGCTGTGTTCTCCTTCGGAAAAACCTTTCACGTGACGGGCTGGAAAATAGGCTATATGGTCACCCACCCTGAGCTGATGGTGGAAATGAAAAAGGTACACCAATTCCTCACATTCAGCGTTAGCACGCCGATGCAAGCTGGCATTGCCGCTTACCTGAGCTCGGGCGATCATTATTCGGGCATTGGCCCCATGTTTCAGAAAAAGCGAGACCTGTTTCTCGATTGTATCAAAGGCACCGACTGGAAACCGCTGGCCAGCCACGGCACGTATTTCCAGGTGGTGTCGTATGACGAAATAACAAAAGAGAATGACTACGACCTGGCTATTCGTTTGACCAAAGAAATGAAAGTGGCCAGCATCCCGGTGTCGGTGTTTTATCACAACCGCACCGACCACAAAGTATTGCGGTTCTGCTTTGCCAAGCAGGACGAAACCATCATTCAAGGAGCCGAAAAACTATGCAGGATCTTAAAGTAG
- a CDS encoding amidohydrolase has protein sequence MQDLKVALIQADLHWESIEANLHMFEEKIWKIRNKPDIIVLPEMFTTGFSMKAKELAEPMNSKTFRWMKQQAAQTQAAILGSYIVTEKGQYYNRFIAMLPDGTHHQYDKRHLFALAGEADGFTPGTERLIFEWKGWKICPMICYDLRFPVWARNKWEDDTAAFDLLVYMANWPAPRVNAWDTLLQARAIENLSYCIGVNRIGVDGVKAQYRGHSAAYNHKGEELVFNEGKECILEATLNYEEMAAFRNRYPFYKEADEFEVK, from the coding sequence ATGCAGGATCTTAAAGTAGCCCTCATACAAGCCGATCTTCATTGGGAAAGCATTGAAGCCAACCTCCACATGTTTGAGGAAAAAATATGGAAGATCAGGAACAAACCGGACATCATTGTGCTGCCCGAAATGTTCACCACAGGCTTTAGTATGAAAGCCAAGGAGCTGGCTGAGCCCATGAACAGCAAGACCTTCCGCTGGATGAAGCAGCAGGCAGCACAGACTCAGGCGGCGATACTTGGCAGCTATATCGTGACAGAAAAGGGCCAGTACTACAACCGCTTCATAGCCATGCTGCCTGATGGCACCCACCATCAGTACGACAAGCGCCACCTGTTTGCGCTCGCTGGTGAGGCCGATGGATTTACTCCGGGCACTGAACGGCTGATCTTTGAATGGAAGGGCTGGAAAATTTGCCCCATGATCTGCTACGACCTGCGCTTCCCCGTGTGGGCCCGCAACAAATGGGAAGACGACACAGCCGCTTTCGATCTGCTGGTGTACATGGCCAACTGGCCAGCGCCGAGAGTCAATGCGTGGGACACGCTACTTCAAGCCCGAGCCATAGAAAACCTGTCGTATTGTATTGGCGTCAACCGCATAGGAGTGGATGGCGTGAAAGCGCAGTACCGGGGACATTCCGCCGCCTACAACCACAAAGGTGAAGAGCTCGTTTTCAATGAGGGCAAAGAATGTATACTGGAGGCAACCCTTAACTACGAGGAAATGGCTGCTTTCAGAAACAGGTATCCTTTCTATAAAGAGGCGGATGAGTTTGAGGTGAAATAG
- a CDS encoding sugar phosphate isomerase/epimerase family protein, giving the protein MNRRTFVKSAGALSAAALVPLTGFSAARKPKFKMGLQLFTIRDAMAKDPVSTLKQVKALGYRDTEIYGYDGAKGTYYGMKAADFKKLLNDLQLTATSGHYDFSSYFNQPMDTLLGYLDQCIEGAKVIDAKYITWPWLAPDYRTPDNFKALADKLNQMGERVQSAGLGFAYHNHDFEFAPHNGVKGYDIILSETDPQLVKLQMDMYWVVRSSNSTPAELIAANPGRYVMWHIKDMDKVTQDYSELGNGSIDYIKMLSTIDADALEYYYLEQGGNFATNSMQSIADSAAYFKKHLQRYL; this is encoded by the coding sequence ATGAATCGAAGAACATTTGTTAAGTCTGCCGGTGCGCTGTCGGCAGCTGCGCTGGTGCCACTCACTGGCTTTTCAGCGGCCAGGAAGCCAAAATTCAAAATGGGCTTGCAGCTCTTCACCATCAGGGATGCCATGGCCAAAGACCCGGTCAGCACCCTGAAACAGGTGAAGGCGCTGGGTTATCGGGACACAGAAATCTACGGCTACGACGGCGCAAAAGGCACCTATTACGGCATGAAGGCCGCCGACTTCAAAAAGCTTTTGAACGACCTGCAACTCACCGCCACCAGCGGGCACTATGATTTTTCTTCGTATTTCAATCAGCCCATGGACACGCTGCTCGGCTACCTCGACCAGTGCATAGAGGGCGCCAAAGTGATCGACGCCAAATACATCACCTGGCCCTGGCTGGCACCCGACTACCGCACACCCGACAATTTCAAAGCGCTGGCCGACAAGCTCAACCAAATGGGCGAGCGGGTGCAATCGGCCGGGCTCGGCTTTGCCTACCACAACCACGACTTCGAGTTTGCTCCGCACAATGGTGTTAAAGGGTATGACATCATTCTGAGCGAGACAGACCCCCAGCTTGTCAAATTACAGATGGACATGTACTGGGTGGTGCGCTCCTCCAACTCAACTCCTGCTGAGCTTATTGCTGCCAACCCGGGCCGCTACGTGATGTGGCATATCAAAGACATGGACAAAGTGACCCAGGATTACTCCGAGCTGGGCAACGGCTCCATCGACTACATCAAAATGCTATCGACCATCGACGCCGATGCGTTGGAGTACTATTATCTGGAGCAGGGGGGCAACTTCGCCACCAATTCCATGCAGAGCATCGCCGACAGTGCGGCGTATTTCAAGAAGCATTTGCAGAGGTACTTGTAG